One window of the Leptospira koniambonensis genome contains the following:
- a CDS encoding class II glutamine amidotransferase: MCELLGMSANVPTDICFSFTGLVQRGGKTGPHKDGWGIAFYEGKGCRVFQDPQASVDSQLAELVRTFPIKSNLVISHIRKANRGKVDLKNTHPFVRELWGFYWTFAHNGQLKGVKKEPLKDFAPVGTTDSEYAFCWVLSELKKKFKTRPKNEIQLSQEIRKLLSKLGKKGVSNILISDSKYLYAYCSTKLVYITRHAPFGEAKLIDADLSIDFSKHTNPKDVVTVLATSPLTQNEIWTQFLPGEFQVWKEGKQWQRFSP, encoded by the coding sequence ATGTGCGAACTTTTGGGAATGAGCGCAAATGTTCCTACAGATATATGCTTCAGTTTCACCGGCCTTGTCCAAAGAGGCGGGAAAACCGGACCCCATAAAGATGGATGGGGGATCGCATTTTATGAAGGTAAAGGTTGCAGGGTCTTTCAAGATCCTCAAGCAAGTGTCGATTCTCAGTTGGCGGAACTGGTCCGTACATTTCCGATCAAAAGTAATTTAGTCATTTCACATATCCGAAAAGCAAATCGCGGTAAGGTAGATCTGAAAAATACGCATCCATTCGTTCGAGAACTCTGGGGTTTTTATTGGACCTTTGCTCATAACGGACAATTGAAAGGAGTGAAAAAGGAACCATTAAAAGATTTTGCACCTGTAGGAACAACTGACAGCGAATATGCTTTTTGTTGGGTGCTTTCTGAATTAAAGAAGAAGTTTAAGACAAGACCTAAAAACGAAATACAACTCTCCCAAGAGATCCGCAAACTACTTTCCAAACTTGGCAAAAAAGGAGTTTCGAATATCTTAATTTCCGATTCTAAATATTTATACGCATATTGTTCTACAAAACTTGTTTATATCACAAGACATGCACCATTCGGAGAGGCCAAACTTATAGATGCAGATCTAAGCATCGACTTTAGTAAACATACAAATCCGAAAGACGTAGTAACTGTCTTAGCCACAAGTCCTTTGACCCAAAATGAAATTTGGACCCAGTTTTTACCTGGAGAATTTCAAGTCTGGAAAGAAGGAAAACAATGGCAAAGATTTTCTCCATAG
- the polA gene encoding DNA polymerase I: MKKLLIVDGHAFAFRAYYAFAASNLKNSKTGQPSGAVFGFFRMLFKLFEDYSPTHVAMTFDPGGPLERGATFAEYKANRKPMPEDLRPQLNEIMETLKVLGFRILKIEKHEADDIIGTLAENYKSSAKEILIFSGDKDLYQLLEKKNIKMLRGKKGVTEFVEIDSAWVKEEVGVDVKQIPDYMGIVGDTSDNIPGVKGIGEKGASKLIQEYKNLEGIYKNIEKIKNPGLKNKLIEHKDNAFMSRQLATIKRDLDLGIKDDDLKLPDYASDEGIKYLKNQGYNVLSRDLAKSVGKEPPKDDPEEATAGSAKGPAAKKGIYKRVESIEELTKLARAWKKSPILSVDTETTSQYAFDAELLGISLCNQEGTGFYIPVSHTQEGLFAYKEQLLPLDQVREILGPILADPNIPKVGQNIKYDLIVLQNHGFEVTNIVFDTMIVAYILAPESRRFNMDDLAEDLLNYKTITYAELVGTGKNKKNLWEVDLDKVSEYAAEDADITLRLYNVLRKSLKQSGLESVFKDIDLPLIPVLTQMEKAGVAVDSKYFAELSKDFQREVKDLERGIYKAAGKEFNIASTKELQKILFDELQLRVVKKTQTGYSTDHEVLEELLGEHPIIEKLLDYRKYTKLISTYVDTLPSMASPKDERIHTSYNMTIAATGRLSSTDPNLQNIPIREKEGRLIRKGFISGHKDFEILSLDYSQIELRIMAHISKDPAMMDAYKKGIDIHKRTAAAIYGVSEDLVSPEMRDKAKVVNFSVIYGVTPYGLSRNLRISRDEAKSFIERYLTQYPGVQKYMDDTVAFCEEKGYVETMKGRRRPVPDITSTHRQAKEGAKRVAINTPIQGTCADMIKIAMIQIQDEIEKRKWKSKLLLQVHDELVFEVYKSEKDEFLKVCKKLMENALPLDVPIKVEGKFGQNWDEAH; this comes from the coding sequence ATGAAAAAATTACTCATAGTAGACGGCCACGCATTCGCATTCAGGGCGTATTATGCTTTTGCGGCTTCCAATTTGAAAAATTCTAAAACAGGACAACCAAGTGGTGCGGTTTTCGGATTTTTTAGAATGTTATTCAAACTATTCGAAGATTATTCTCCTACTCACGTAGCAATGACATTCGATCCTGGCGGACCATTAGAAAGAGGGGCTACATTTGCAGAATATAAAGCAAATCGTAAACCTATGCCGGAAGATCTTCGCCCCCAATTGAATGAGATCATGGAAACCTTAAAGGTTCTAGGTTTTAGGATCCTGAAGATTGAAAAACACGAGGCGGACGATATCATCGGAACTCTTGCAGAAAATTATAAATCTTCTGCAAAAGAGATTTTGATCTTCTCCGGAGATAAGGACTTATACCAATTATTAGAAAAAAAGAATATTAAAATGCTCAGAGGTAAAAAGGGAGTCACTGAATTTGTGGAAATTGACTCCGCCTGGGTAAAAGAAGAAGTGGGTGTAGACGTAAAACAAATCCCTGACTATATGGGGATCGTTGGAGATACTTCTGATAATATTCCTGGTGTTAAGGGTATTGGAGAGAAGGGCGCTTCTAAACTAATCCAAGAATATAAAAACCTAGAAGGGATTTATAAAAATATAGAGAAGATCAAAAACCCTGGTTTAAAGAACAAACTCATTGAGCATAAAGATAATGCGTTCATGTCCAGGCAATTGGCCACGATCAAAAGAGATTTGGATCTTGGTATTAAAGATGATGATCTTAAACTCCCAGACTATGCGTCTGACGAAGGGATCAAATACCTAAAGAACCAAGGATATAATGTTCTATCCCGGGACTTAGCTAAGTCTGTAGGAAAAGAACCTCCTAAAGATGATCCAGAAGAAGCAACAGCAGGATCTGCAAAAGGCCCAGCAGCCAAAAAAGGAATTTATAAACGAGTAGAGAGTATCGAAGAACTGACCAAACTTGCAAGAGCTTGGAAAAAATCTCCGATCCTTTCGGTGGATACCGAAACCACTTCCCAGTATGCATTTGATGCGGAACTCCTTGGAATTTCTTTGTGTAACCAAGAAGGAACCGGTTTTTATATTCCAGTTTCCCATACACAAGAGGGCTTATTTGCATATAAGGAACAACTTCTTCCTCTGGATCAGGTTCGAGAAATATTAGGACCTATATTAGCAGATCCGAATATTCCTAAAGTCGGCCAGAATATTAAGTATGATTTGATCGTTCTGCAAAACCACGGATTTGAAGTCACAAATATCGTTTTTGATACTATGATCGTGGCTTATATTTTGGCGCCTGAAAGCCGCAGATTTAATATGGATGATCTTGCAGAAGATCTTCTAAATTATAAGACGATCACTTATGCTGAACTCGTGGGAACAGGTAAGAACAAAAAAAATCTTTGGGAAGTGGATCTGGACAAGGTCTCAGAATACGCTGCAGAAGATGCGGATATTACTTTAAGATTATATAATGTTCTTCGTAAATCCTTGAAACAATCCGGTTTGGAAAGTGTATTTAAGGATATTGATCTGCCATTGATCCCTGTTTTGACTCAAATGGAGAAGGCCGGGGTTGCAGTAGATTCAAAATATTTTGCAGAACTCTCGAAAGATTTCCAAAGAGAAGTAAAAGATTTGGAAAGGGGAATCTACAAAGCGGCAGGAAAAGAATTCAATATCGCTTCTACCAAAGAACTTCAGAAAATATTATTCGATGAGTTACAACTAAGAGTTGTAAAAAAGACCCAAACAGGTTATTCCACGGACCACGAGGTTTTGGAGGAATTATTGGGAGAACATCCAATCATTGAAAAACTTTTGGATTATAGAAAATATACAAAGTTGATCTCTACTTATGTGGATACTCTTCCTAGTATGGCTTCTCCTAAAGATGAAAGAATTCATACCAGCTATAATATGACGATAGCTGCGACAGGAAGACTTTCTTCTACAGATCCGAACTTACAAAATATTCCGATCCGAGAAAAAGAAGGAAGATTGATCCGAAAAGGTTTTATCTCCGGTCATAAAGATTTTGAGATCTTAAGTTTAGACTATTCTCAGATAGAACTACGGATCATGGCTCATATATCCAAAGATCCTGCAATGATGGATGCTTACAAAAAAGGTATCGATATCCACAAAAGAACCGCTGCGGCAATCTACGGAGTTTCAGAAGATCTGGTTAGCCCTGAAATGAGGGATAAGGCAAAAGTAGTTAACTTTTCCGTAATATATGGGGTCACTCCTTATGGTCTTAGCCGAAATCTAAGGATCTCTAGAGATGAGGCAAAAAGTTTTATAGAAAGATATCTAACTCAATATCCAGGTGTCCAAAAGTATATGGATGATACAGTCGCCTTCTGTGAAGAGAAGGGTTATGTAGAAACCATGAAAGGAAGAAGGAGACCTGTTCCGGATATTACATCCACTCATCGTCAGGCAAAAGAAGGAGCCAAAAGGGTAGCGATCAACACTCCTATCCAAGGAACCTGCGCAGACATGATCAAGATCGCAATGATCCAGATCCAAGACGAGATTGAAAAAAGAAAATGGAAATCCAAACTTCTACTCCAAGTACATGACGAATTGGTATTCGAAGTCTATAAATCGGAAAAGGATGAGTTCCTAAAAGTTTGTAAAAAGCTGATGGAGAACGCGCTTCCTCTGGATGTTCCAATCAAGGTAGAAGGAAAATTCGGACAAAACTGGGACGAGGCTCATTAA
- a CDS encoding aldo/keto reductase: MEISYSRKKFLKLLALSAAGLGLSEKMISPLFSQTSGASKMLKRKIPKTGEEIPAIGLGTWQTLDVDPDPSSLAPLKEVLSEFLQTGGGVIDSSPMYGRSEEIFGILSKDFSDAEKKKFFLATKVWIRGEAAGKSQIEASFKKMKADKIDLFQIHNLLDTQTHLKTLRGLKEKGKIRYIGLTHFTTSAFSEMERISEKEKPDFLQIPYSIQTREAENRILPFAQEHGIAVLINRPFEEGGLFRNTKGKILPEYFKEWDCNSFAQVFLKYILSHPAVTCAIPATSKISHLKDNMGAGLGRFPEGKERKVFLSNLLDAMD, from the coding sequence ATGGAAATCTCTTATTCCAGAAAAAAGTTCCTGAAACTTTTGGCGTTATCCGCCGCGGGTTTAGGATTGTCGGAGAAAATGATTTCTCCGTTATTCTCCCAAACGTCCGGAGCTTCTAAAATGTTAAAACGTAAGATCCCAAAAACTGGAGAAGAAATTCCTGCGATCGGTTTAGGCACTTGGCAGACTTTAGATGTGGATCCGGATCCTTCTTCTTTGGCTCCTTTAAAAGAAGTTTTGTCGGAGTTCCTACAAACTGGAGGAGGAGTGATAGATTCTTCTCCCATGTACGGTCGTTCCGAGGAAATTTTCGGGATCTTATCCAAGGATTTTTCCGACGCTGAAAAAAAGAAATTTTTTTTAGCCACTAAGGTTTGGATCAGGGGAGAAGCGGCCGGAAAATCACAGATCGAGGCTTCTTTCAAAAAGATGAAAGCCGACAAGATTGATCTATTCCAAATCCATAATTTACTAGATACTCAAACTCATCTCAAAACATTAAGAGGCCTGAAAGAAAAAGGGAAGATCCGATATATAGGCCTAACTCATTTTACTACATCCGCGTTCTCTGAAATGGAACGGATCTCTGAAAAAGAAAAACCGGATTTTTTGCAGATACCTTATTCTATCCAAACACGTGAAGCAGAAAATCGGATTTTACCTTTCGCCCAGGAACATGGGATCGCAGTCCTAATCAACCGCCCTTTCGAAGAAGGTGGGCTTTTCAGAAATACAAAAGGAAAAATATTACCTGAGTATTTTAAAGAATGGGATTGTAATTCGTTCGCGCAAGTCTTCTTAAAATATATTCTTTCTCATCCGGCAGTGACTTGTGCAATCCCTGCTACTTCTAAAATTTCTCATCTTAAAGATAATATGGGAGCGGGACTTGGCAGATTTCCGGAAGGCAAAGAAAGAAAAGTTTTTCTATCCAACCTTCTAGACGCAATGGACTGA
- a CDS encoding glycosyltransferase translates to MILHIDTETGWRGGERQLFLLAEGLKKHKIPQLILCKPGSALETRANEVGLPTVTLPLKGEWDFGSVKALQELIVSKGIKLIHAHTAKAHSIAWMAKAKHPKVKLVVSRRVDFRLRKNWFSKRKYVSDRVDLYLSVSNRIREILIMDGIDPAKVVTVYSGIDLGISKKASDTSYLRKEFNLSKDELIIGNIAALVDHKDQKTLLNALSNIETDKKYKVLIVGEGELRKELERIASEKKLLDKVIFTGFRTDISELLSLFDIFTLTSKEEGLGTSVLDAMASGLPIVATNGGGIAEMLTEGKGAFVSQVGDAISLASSYKTLLEDPKVRKSMGAFNKESVKRFSVKNTIKKTELAYYSLLGEEIYSNSKGKSGEAA, encoded by the coding sequence GTGATTCTTCATATCGACACGGAAACCGGCTGGAGAGGAGGGGAAAGGCAACTTTTTCTTCTCGCAGAAGGTTTAAAAAAACACAAAATCCCTCAGCTCATTCTTTGTAAACCAGGCTCTGCATTAGAGACCCGTGCTAACGAGGTTGGACTTCCAACAGTTACTCTTCCTTTAAAAGGAGAATGGGACTTTGGTTCCGTAAAGGCACTCCAAGAACTCATCGTATCTAAAGGGATCAAACTCATTCATGCACATACTGCAAAAGCACATTCTATTGCTTGGATGGCGAAAGCAAAACATCCTAAAGTGAAACTTGTAGTTTCGAGAAGAGTGGATTTCAGGCTTAGGAAGAATTGGTTTAGCAAACGTAAATACGTTTCTGATCGAGTGGACCTTTACTTAAGTGTTTCAAATCGTATCCGCGAAATCCTGATCATGGATGGGATTGATCCAGCTAAAGTTGTGACTGTATATAGCGGGATCGATTTAGGTATTTCTAAAAAAGCTAGTGATACTTCTTACTTAAGAAAAGAATTCAATCTTTCTAAAGATGAACTGATCATTGGAAATATAGCTGCATTAGTTGATCATAAGGATCAAAAAACATTACTCAATGCTTTATCCAATATTGAAACGGATAAAAAGTACAAGGTCCTAATCGTTGGCGAAGGTGAACTCAGAAAAGAGCTAGAACGTATCGCTTCTGAGAAAAAACTTTTGGATAAAGTGATCTTCACAGGATTCAGAACAGATATCTCCGAACTTCTTTCCTTATTCGATATTTTCACATTAACTTCCAAAGAAGAAGGCCTCGGAACTTCTGTATTAGACGCGATGGCATCTGGCTTACCAATCGTAGCAACAAATGGTGGTGGCATCGCGGAAATGTTGACTGAAGGTAAGGGTGCATTCGTTTCTCAGGTAGGAGATGCAATTTCTCTTGCTTCTTCTTATAAAACCTTATTAGAAGATCCTAAAGTTCGAAAATCTATGGGAGCATTTAATAAAGAATCCGTAAAAAGATTTTCTGTTAAAAACACCATCAAGAAAACTGAACTGGCATATTATAGTTTATTGGGCGAAGAGATCTATTCTAACTCTAAAGGAAAATCCGGGGAAGCAGCATGA
- a CDS encoding alpha/beta fold hydrolase, with protein MSEPLWRTHPLAWKASGAFFEWKKRKLFYRIGGEGEALLLLHGFPTSSWDWKDVWETLTHQYKVLTLDYLGFGFSEKPKDGHYSIFEYADQAEFFLQEQGIKKVHILAHDLGDTVAQELVARFREKLSGQRIGGPDLESVFFLNGGIFPETHRPRAVQKLLNGPLGFLFSRLVNKTSFQKSFSEVFGPNTKPPQEELDGFWECVNNGGGKLIYHKLIRYMRERKIFRDRWVGSILDCPIPYALADGLDDPVSGKHVVDRLREMRPDAKVYELPGIGHYPQTEAADQVLKAYSNFRSKL; from the coding sequence ATGTCGGAACCGCTTTGGAGAACCCACCCTTTAGCCTGGAAGGCATCGGGAGCTTTCTTTGAATGGAAAAAAAGGAAACTATTCTATCGGATAGGTGGAGAAGGAGAAGCTCTTCTTCTTTTACATGGATTTCCCACTTCTTCCTGGGATTGGAAGGACGTATGGGAAACTCTTACGCATCAGTACAAAGTCCTGACCTTAGATTATCTGGGTTTCGGCTTTTCTGAAAAACCTAAAGACGGACATTATTCTATTTTTGAATACGCTGACCAGGCAGAGTTCTTCCTACAAGAGCAAGGCATCAAAAAGGTACATATTCTTGCTCACGATCTGGGAGATACCGTCGCACAAGAATTGGTCGCAAGATTTAGGGAGAAGTTATCTGGGCAGAGGATCGGCGGACCCGACTTGGAGTCTGTATTCTTTCTAAATGGTGGAATTTTTCCGGAAACTCATAGACCTAGAGCAGTTCAGAAATTATTAAACGGACCCTTGGGATTTTTATTCTCTCGTTTAGTGAACAAAACTTCCTTTCAAAAAAGTTTTTCAGAAGTTTTCGGACCGAATACAAAACCTCCTCAAGAGGAGTTGGATGGTTTTTGGGAATGTGTGAACAACGGAGGGGGGAAGTTGATCTATCACAAGTTGATAAGATACATGAGAGAAAGAAAAATTTTCAGAGATAGATGGGTGGGATCCATACTCGACTGTCCAATTCCTTATGCATTGGCAGATGGTCTGGATGATCCAGTCAGCGGCAAACATGTGGTGGATCGATTGAGAGAGATGAGACCGGATGCGAAAGTTTACGAACTCCCAGGTATAGGACATTATCCTCAGACAGAAGCTGCAGACCAGGTTTTGAAAGCGTACTCAAACTTCAGATCTAAACTTTGA
- a CDS encoding glycosyltransferase family 4 protein, translating into MLPSTYISSYPKAGPFRILVVTETFPPEINGVAKTLHRMLGDLLQRGHEIILVRPKQGHNDYATASNNYREVLVRGAKIPLYEDLRFGFPEKYLLRRLIELEKPDIVHVVTEGPLGWSAVRAARHVGIPIISDFRTNFHAYAKYYKFGFAGKLVHNYLKGLHNRTQMTLVPTAQIREQLTEQGYTNVQVVSRGIDSDLFHPARRNSKLKTEWGLKPSELGVLYVGRLAPEKNLDLLVRTFRRLQTRVPNAKLILVGDGPSKEKLQKENPDFIFRGMRKGKELAEHYATGDLFLFPSLTETFGNVIVEAMASGLPIVAYNYAAANQHLKHGKSALLSGFDKEEEFIEQSCLLAENKKLAAKLGLAARKIAASCTWEDVTDSLEMTYSKLSLSKKKATKAKKAIKLKVQMVRS; encoded by the coding sequence ATGCTTCCATCGACATATATCAGTTCTTATCCTAAAGCAGGTCCCTTTCGAATTTTAGTGGTGACCGAAACATTTCCTCCGGAGATCAACGGAGTCGCCAAGACACTTCATAGAATGTTGGGCGATCTTTTACAAAGAGGTCACGAGATCATTCTGGTTCGCCCAAAACAAGGCCATAATGATTATGCAACAGCAAGCAATAACTACAGAGAAGTACTTGTAAGAGGTGCAAAAATACCTTTATACGAAGATCTAAGATTCGGATTTCCTGAAAAATACCTGCTACGCAGATTAATCGAATTAGAAAAACCTGATATAGTACATGTGGTCACGGAAGGGCCGCTCGGTTGGTCCGCAGTCAGGGCAGCCAGACATGTTGGAATTCCAATCATCAGCGATTTTAGGACAAATTTCCACGCATACGCAAAATATTATAAATTCGGATTCGCAGGAAAACTGGTCCATAATTACCTAAAAGGACTACATAATAGAACACAGATGACCTTGGTTCCAACTGCTCAGATCAGAGAACAGCTAACAGAACAAGGTTACACAAATGTGCAAGTGGTTTCCAGAGGGATTGATTCAGATCTATTTCATCCTGCTCGTAGGAATTCCAAATTAAAAACAGAATGGGGGTTAAAACCTTCTGAACTTGGAGTTCTATACGTGGGAAGATTAGCTCCAGAAAAAAATCTGGATCTATTAGTAAGAACATTTCGCAGACTCCAAACAAGAGTTCCAAATGCAAAATTGATCTTAGTGGGAGACGGACCTTCCAAAGAAAAATTGCAAAAAGAAAATCCGGATTTTATATTCAGAGGAATGAGAAAAGGAAAAGAACTGGCAGAACATTATGCTACCGGAGATCTATTTCTATTCCCAAGCCTAACAGAAACTTTCGGAAATGTAATCGTAGAAGCGATGGCATCCGGACTTCCGATCGTAGCTTATAATTACGCGGCCGCCAACCAACATCTCAAACACGGCAAGTCCGCCTTGCTCAGTGGTTTCGACAAAGAAGAAGAATTTATAGAACAGTCTTGTCTATTAGCAGAAAACAAAAAGTTAGCAGCCAAACTCGGTCTCGCTGCGAGAAAGATCGCCGCTTCCTGCACCTGGGAAGATGTTACTGATTCTTTGGAGATGACTTATTCGAAACTTTCTCTTTCTAAGAAAAAGGCAACGAAAGCCAAGAAAGCGATTAAGTTGAAAGTGCAGATGGTCAGGAGCTAA
- a CDS encoding GNAT family N-acetyltransferase — MGSGTVQKKQKLERKLEVRIAENQLEIERTLALRYDVFNLELGEGLPQSAATRKDRDEYDLFCDHLIVVDKNRNDMIVGTYRILRRSVAKANLGFYSDNEFDITKIYELEREPAEIGRSCVHPEYRDGSVISLLWGGLAQYMKKNNIGYLFGCGSVHSTDALSANEVYAFLKDKQALAGEAFDVKPLPGFEMPGFDQNYSPEDIKEVSKRIPALIKGYIRAGSTICGIPALDAVFKTTDFFIIFDIKDIEARYSKHYLE, encoded by the coding sequence ATGGGATCAGGCACAGTCCAAAAAAAGCAAAAATTAGAACGCAAGCTTGAAGTAAGGATCGCAGAGAACCAACTCGAGATCGAAAGAACTTTAGCTCTTCGTTATGACGTATTCAATCTAGAGCTTGGAGAAGGTTTACCTCAATCCGCAGCTACACGTAAAGACAGAGATGAATACGATTTATTTTGCGATCACCTTATCGTAGTAGATAAGAACAGAAATGATATGATCGTCGGAACTTATCGTATCCTACGCAGAAGTGTCGCTAAGGCAAATCTAGGATTTTACTCAGATAACGAATTCGATATTACTAAAATTTACGAATTAGAAAGAGAACCTGCAGAGATCGGACGCAGTTGCGTTCATCCTGAATACAGAGATGGATCCGTAATCTCTCTTCTTTGGGGCGGACTCGCTCAATACATGAAGAAGAACAATATCGGATACCTTTTCGGTTGTGGTTCCGTTCACAGCACTGACGCTCTATCTGCAAACGAAGTTTACGCGTTTTTGAAAGATAAACAAGCTCTTGCTGGAGAAGCTTTCGACGTTAAACCTCTTCCTGGATTCGAGATGCCAGGTTTCGATCAGAACTATTCTCCAGAAGACATCAAAGAAGTTTCTAAAAGAATCCCTGCATTGATCAAAGGGTATATTAGAGCCGGATCAACAATCTGCGGAATTCCAGCATTGGACGCAGTTTTCAAGACTACCGACTTCTTCATTATCTTCGATATCAAAGACATCGAAGCAAGATACAGCAAACATTACTTAGAGTAG
- a CDS encoding histone deacetylase encodes MGKVAYNNPRFFDFVYDDFLCAAVDSHVAQSGVLFHSLTKESVWELFEITGVLAELKKRGYDSFELDLSGSDDTYQKLILTYQNEILVHLRLSIQEYRIRLNDYFFKEKYLVVNWLQTRHPKQEGRDSARLYPGQDVPGLGIFTEMADLIGFLIISLRLNGAVIRPEYFHDAVLFSRKFHFLEADSKALYQSLRTTFPKHSIRAISTLLQHGKIVDAKRGVIEWKPIEMIFFLEKSLNFFVFNRKFEKKVSKFRSTYKLSLVEGAEAELGLNT; translated from the coding sequence ATGGGTAAGGTTGCATACAATAATCCGCGTTTTTTTGATTTTGTATACGACGACTTTTTATGCGCGGCGGTGGACTCTCATGTCGCGCAATCTGGAGTTCTATTCCACTCTTTAACCAAAGAAAGCGTTTGGGAACTTTTCGAGATCACTGGAGTTCTGGCTGAACTTAAAAAAAGAGGATACGATTCCTTTGAGCTGGATCTTTCCGGAAGTGATGATACCTACCAAAAATTAATTCTCACTTACCAGAACGAAATTTTAGTACATCTACGTTTGAGCATCCAAGAATATAGGATCCGTCTCAACGATTACTTCTTCAAAGAAAAATATCTGGTTGTGAATTGGCTCCAGACACGTCATCCGAAACAGGAAGGAAGAGATTCTGCTCGTTTATATCCGGGCCAAGATGTTCCTGGTCTTGGGATTTTTACTGAGATGGCTGACCTGATCGGGTTTCTGATCATTTCACTCAGATTGAATGGAGCTGTGATACGTCCTGAATATTTTCATGATGCAGTACTCTTCTCCCGTAAATTCCATTTTTTAGAAGCGGACTCCAAGGCTCTTTATCAGTCTTTGAGAACTACATTCCCGAAACATTCTATCCGAGCTATCTCTACATTATTGCAGCATGGAAAGATCGTAGATGCAAAACGTGGAGTGATAGAATGGAAACCTATAGAGATGATTTTCTTTTTAGAAAAATCCCTGAACTTCTTCGTATTCAATCGTAAGTTTGAGAAGAAGGTTTCAAAATTCCGTTCTACTTATAAACTCTCTCTGGTCGAAGGTGCAGAGGCAGAATTAGGACTAAATACTTAG
- a CDS encoding DUF5329 domain-containing protein yields the protein MKKISSILLIVFLILSSNFVFGAEPEDEIKTLVSSLDSCKGCVFIRNGSEHKLDEAKAHLLKKYDAAKSKITSTEDFIKGLASKSSITGTAYKIKFPDGKEVESEKWLTDKLNELRNPPPAAKPKKKK from the coding sequence ATGAAAAAAATCTCATCCATTCTTCTGATCGTGTTTTTAATTTTAAGTTCCAATTTTGTTTTCGGAGCAGAACCCGAAGACGAGATCAAAACATTAGTATCTTCCTTAGATTCTTGCAAAGGTTGTGTTTTTATCAGAAATGGTTCGGAACATAAGCTGGACGAAGCAAAAGCTCACTTACTTAAAAAGTATGACGCAGCCAAAAGTAAGATAACTAGCACAGAGGATTTTATCAAAGGATTAGCAAGCAAATCCTCAATCACAGGAACAGCATATAAGATCAAATTTCCTGACGGAAAGGAAGTAGAATCCGAAAAATGGCTGACTGATAAATTGAACGAACTTCGTAATCCTCCACCGGCAGCTAAACCAAAAAAGAAAAAATAA
- a CDS encoding PilZ domain-containing protein, protein MEKRKQVRVVPFPKQPVQLQLMGNGFLDILVAQDVSEGGIAVRVPHRFDGCDIHSSVEIVVSLPGYKPFKALGKIKHLSASKEAQGLFGLQFTQIDVKGKGFLLDYVKKLTSLRRMAG, encoded by the coding sequence ATGGAGAAAAGAAAACAGGTAAGGGTGGTCCCTTTCCCTAAACAACCAGTTCAACTCCAATTGATGGGAAATGGTTTTTTAGACATTCTCGTGGCCCAGGACGTTAGCGAGGGAGGGATAGCAGTTCGTGTTCCTCATAGATTTGATGGATGCGATATTCATTCCAGTGTGGAAATCGTGGTTTCTCTGCCAGGATACAAACCATTTAAAGCATTAGGTAAGATCAAACACTTGAGCGCTTCCAAGGAAGCACAGGGCCTTTTCGGGCTCCAATTCACTCAAATCGACGTAAAAGGTAAGGGATTTCTCCTCGATTATGTCAAAAAACTGACTTCTCTCCGCAGAATGGCAGGATAA